The following coding sequences lie in one Primulina huaijiensis isolate GDHJ02 chromosome 2, ASM1229523v2, whole genome shotgun sequence genomic window:
- the LOC140971879 gene encoding uncharacterized protein yields the protein MVREEIRDKCLCILVDEAQNISKREQMAIILRFVSNHGILTERFFVIKSVSDTTSVNLKKEISNVLVYHDLQDVGVVWEFFSHLDNIVTSSTKRIAELHDAQINEIKNLLASGERDSGTGANQFPNLQRAGVTRWSFHYDSIKNLISMYTATCKVFEVLSDHSLNERAKSEVRGIYRNMGSFEFVFILHLMYKIMRTTYTLCKILQIKSQDILTVITFFTTTKTILQELRECGWEKYLHEVKVFCSRNEIDVYDLYCLYKIGRSRQTTIEHHYHFDVFSATINYILMKLNTRFNESSVELLSFSTTLDPKNSSDLFNNDDICKLATKFYPGDFTDQDIVALEYE from the exons ATGGTTCGTGAAGAAATTAGAGATAAATGCTTATGTATTCTTGTTGATGAAGCACAAAATATATCTAAACGGGAGCAAATGGCCATTATCTTGAGGTTTGTGAGCAATCATGGGATTTTGACAGAAAGATTTTTTGTCATCAAAAGTGTTAGTGACACTACCTCTGTAAatctaaaaaaagaaatatcaaATGTTCTTGTTTATCATGACCTCCAG GATGTCGGTGTTGTTTGGGAATTCTTTTCTCATTTGGACAATATTGTCACTTCTTCCACTAAGCGCATTGCTGAGTTACATGATGCacaaataaatgaaattaagaatttgTTGGCAAGTGGAGAACGTGATTCTGGAACTGGGGCCAATCAGTTTCCTAATTTGCAGCGAGCAGGAGTTACTCGTTGGAGTTTTCACTATgattcaataaaaaatttgataagtatGTACACTGCAACTTGCAAAGTTTTTGAAGTTCTTAGTGACCATTCTCTAAATGAAAGAGCTAAGTCTGAAGTTCGTGGGATTTACAGAAACATGGGAAGCTTTGAATTTGTGTTCATTTTGCACTTAAtgtataaaattatgagaacaACATATACTCTTTGTAAAATTCTTCAAATAAAATCTCAGGACATTTTGACTGTTATTACATTTTTCACTACGACTAAAACTATCCTTCAAGAACTTAGAGAATGTGGGTGGGAAAAATATCTTCACGAAGTGAAAGTTTTTTGTTCTAGAAATGAAATTGATGTGTATGACCTTTATTGTCTATATAAGATCGGTCGTTCTCGACAAACTACAATCGAGCATCATTACCACTTTGATGTTTTTAGTGCAACAATAAATTACATCTTGATGAAGTTAAATACTAGGTTCAATGAGTCATCAGTGGAACTTCTTTCTTTTAGTACAACTTTAGATCCTAAAAATTCATCTGACTTATTTAACAATGATGATATTTGCAAGCTTGCAACAAAATTTTATCCTGGAGATTTCACAGATCAAGACATCGTTGCTTTGGAGTATGAATAG
- the LOC140963600 gene encoding beta-amylase 1, chloroplastic, with protein sequence MAMSFPHQIGAISGAQFPGEVSGEVSASSTVTAAVWRAPANVLVLSQRAGAEADRLSPSPPMSPLRGGVRADLSVAAQALMMPPPITEDKEYLAGGGAQDKEAQKGVPVFVMMPLDSVTWNHTVNRKKAMNASLQALKSAGVKGIMMDVWWGLVEGERPGEYNWGGYTELIEMARKHGLKVQAVMSFHQCGGNVGDSCTIPLPKWVVEEIDQDPDLAYTDQWGRRNYEYISLGCDTLPVLKGRTPVQCYSDFMRAFKDKFENFLGDTIVEIQVGMGPAGELRYPSYPEQNGTWKFPGIGAFQCYDKYMISSLKAAAEAIGKPEWGLTGPTDAGHYNNWPEDTVFFRKEGGGWNSPFGEFFLSWYSQMLLNHGERILQSATSIFHDPKVKISVKIAGIHWHYGSRSHAPELTAGYYNTRFRDGYLPIAQMLARHGAIFNFTCIEMRDHEQPQDALCAPEKLVKQVALATIGAEVPLAGENALPRYDDYAHEQILQAAALNVEGNSEGKEMCAFTYLRMNPDLFQPDIWRRFVAFVKKMNEGRDIHRCWEEVEREAEHFVQVTQPLVEEAAVALMH encoded by the exons ATGGCAATGAGTTTCCCTCACCAGATCGGAGCGATTTCCGGCGCCCAGTTTCCGGGGGAGGTTTCCGGGGAGGTATCGGCGTCTTCGACGGTGACCGCCGCGGTGTGGAGGGCGCCGGCGAATGTGCTGGTCTTGTCTCAGAGAGCGGGAGCTGAGGCGGACCGGCTGTCGCCTTCGCCGCCTATGAGCCCGTTGAGGGGCGGCGTACGGGCGGATCTGTCGGTTGCCGCGCAGGCTCTGATGATGCCGCCGCCAATTACGGAGGATAAGGAGTATCTAGCGGGAGGAGGTGCGCAGGATAAGGAGGCGCAGAAGGGGGTTCCGGTTTTCGTGATGATGCCGCTGGACAGCGTGACGTGGAACCACACGGTGAACAGGAAGAAGGCGATGAACGCGAGTTTGCAGGCGCTGAAGAGCGCTGGTGTGAAGGGGATAATGATGGATGTGTGGTGGGGATTGGTGGAGGGGGAGAGGCCCGGGGAGTATAACTGGGGCGGGTATACGGAGCTGATCGAGATGGCGAGGAAGCACGGGCTGAAAGTTCAGGCGGTGATGTCCTTCCATCAGTGCGGCGGAAATGTCGGGGATTCTTGCAC TATTCCTCTGCCGAAATGGGTTGTGGAGGAGATAGACCAGGATCCGGATCTTGCTTATACAGACCAGTGGGGTAGAAGGAACTACGAATACATATCACTTGGTTGTGATACTCTTCCAGTACTGAAGGGAAGAACTCCTGTCCAATGTTATTCAGATTTTATGAGGGCTTTCAAGGACAAATTCGAGAATTTCCTAGGCGACACCATCGTG GAAATTCAAGTTGGAATGGGACCAGCAGGTGAGCTTCGGTACCCATCCTATCCAGAGCAGAACGGGACCTGGAAGTTTCCTGGGATTGGAGCTTTTCAATGCTACGACAAG TACATGATCAGTAGCTTAAAAGCAGCAGCTGAAGCAATTGGAAAACCTGAGTGGGGACTCACTGGTCCAACTGATGCAGGCCACTACAACAACTGGCCGGAAGATACTGTTTTCTTCCGCAAAGAAGGTGGTGGCTGGAACAGCCCATTCGGGGAGTTTTTCCTTTCTTGGTACTCCCAAATGCTACTAAACCACGGCGAGCGAATACTGCAATCTGCCACAAGTATATTCCATGATCCTAAGGTCAAAATCTCCGTCAAGATTGCCGGCATTCACTGGCACTACGGCTCCCGTTCCCACGCCCCCGAACTCACAGCCGGATATTACAACACCCGTTTTCGAGATGGCTACTTACCAATCGCTCAAATGCTTGCGCGCCACGGCGCCATATTCAACTTCACTTGTATAGAGATGAGAGACCACGAGCAACCCCAAGATGCTCTCTGTGCACCCGAGAAACTTGTCAAACAAGTGGCTTTAGCAACCATCGGAGCTGAGGTTCCACTCGCTGGAGAAAACGCCCTCCCAAGATATGATGATTATGCACATGAACAGATTCTGCAGGCCGCGGCCTTAAACGTCGAAGGGAACTCAGAGGGGAAAGAGATGTGTGCTTTTACATATTTGAGGATGAACCCTGATCTATTTCAACCCGATATTTGGAGACGTTTCGTTGCTTTCGTGAAGAAGATGAATGAGGGACGAGACATCCACAGGTGTTGGGAGGAAGTAGAGCGGGAAGCCGAGCACTTTGTGCAAGTAACTCAGCCCTTAGTGGAGGAAGCTGCTGTTGCTCTGATGCATTAA
- the LOC140971880 gene encoding probable indole-3-pyruvate monooxygenase YUCCA5, whose product MVVKSSLNQPLQLVSITVVFTEXFRKEDLFSGRCILVNGPVIVGAGPSGLALCAGLKQQGVPFILLERSNCIASLWRNRTYNRLKLHLPKQFCELPYVPFPKNFPEYPTKHQFIDYLESYAERFKIEPRFDETVTSAKYDETCGLWRVKTSKGKFPGDDSVTEYMCRWLVVATGENAEKFVPEFQGLTEEFNGDVIHACDYKTGKIYKEKRVLVVGCGNSGMEVCLDLCHHNALPSMVVRSSIHVLPREILGKSTFEAAVSMAKWLPVSVVDRVLVASARLILGNIEKYGIKRPCLGPLQLKNSEGKTPVLDIGTLSKIKSGDIRIVPGIKRFLSDGAELVNGQVLVIDSVILATGYSSNVPSWLEENDFFSRDGFPKTPFPNGWKGKRGLYAVGFTRRGLSGASMDAIKVAQDIGRIWKSENKQKNHSVGGACHRRCKP is encoded by the exons ATGGTGGTCAAATCCTCATTAAACCAGCCATTACAACTCGTCTCAATAACGGTGGTCTTCACTG AAANATTCCGAAAGGAGGATCTTTTCTCCGGTCGATGCATACTCGTAAACGGTCCGGTGATCGTTGGAGCTGGTCCATCCGGTCTAGCATTATGTGCAGGCCTTAAACAACAAGGAGTTCCATTTATCCTTCTTGAAAGATCAAACTGCATTGCTTCGTTGTGGCGAAATCGGACATATAATCGCTTGAAACTCCACCTCCCGAAACAATTCTGCGAACTTCCTTACGTCCCTTTTCCCAAAAACTTCCCAGAGTACCCCACAAAACATCAGTTCATTGACTACCTCGAATCCTACGCAGAACGGTTCAAGATCGAACCGAGGTTCGATGAAACAGTCACCTCTGCTAAGTACGACGAAACTTGCGGGCTGTGGCGCGTTAAGACTAGCAAGGGAAAGTTTCCGGGGGACGATTCCGTGACGGAGTATATGTGTAGGTGGCTTGTGGTGGCTACTGGAGAGAATGCAGAGAAATTCGTGCCGGAATTCCAAGGATTAACAGAGGAGTTCAATGGGGATGTGATTCATGCTTGTGATTATAAAACGGGTAAGATTTATAAGGAAAAGCGTGTTTTGGTAGTTGGCTGTGGGAATTCAGGAATGGAGGTTTGCCTTGATTTGTGTCACCATAATGCGCTTCCATCAATGGTGGTTAGAAGCTCT atCCATGTATTACCAAGGGAAATTCTTGGAAAATCAACGTTCGAGGCGGCGGTATCGATGGCGAAATGGCTACCGGTTTCAGTCGTGGATAGAGTACTTGTTGCATCAGCCAGATTAATCCTGGGAAACATAGAAAAATATGGGATCAAAAGGCCATGTTTGGGGCCTTTACAGCTCAAGAACAGTGAAGGGAAGACACCAGTATTGGACATAGGCACACTCTCAAAGATCAAATCCGGAGATATAAGAATTGTGCCTGGAATCAAGAGATTCTTGAGCGATGGAGCCGAGCTGGTTAACGGCCAAGTTCTTGTGATCGATTCGGTTATTCTGGCGACAGGATATTCGAGCAATGTCCCATCTTGGTTGGAG GAAAATGATTTCTTTTCAAGAGATGGATTTCCGAAAACGCCCTTTCCGAATGGATGGAAAGGTAAAAGGGGACTTTATGCAGTTGGCTTCACAAGGAGAGGACTCTCAGGGGCATCAATGGATGCCATTAAAGTTGCACAAGATATAGGCAGAATCTGGAAAAGTGAAAACAAGCAAAAGAACCATTCGGTAGGCGGCGCCTGCCATCGACGATGCAAGCCATAG
- the LOC140963608 gene encoding 7-hydroxymethyl chlorophyll a reductase, chloroplastic isoform X1, whose translation MALASGIIYSFPFNFSINSSSSTEGTRSKSVKLRDDWRQKSRPIPPGGTYPAKDHCSHCGLCDTYYIAHVKNACAFLGDGMSKIEALEPVVHGRSRKTSSMDETYMGVYENLLYARKIIPVEGAQWTGIVTTIAMEMLRTGMVEAVICVQNDPEDRFTPRPILARTPEEILAAKGVKPTLSPNLNTLALVEAAGVRRLLFCGVGCQVQALRSVEPYLNLEKLYVLGTNCVDNGTREGLDKFLKAASSEPETVLHYEFMQDYKVHLKHLDGHIEEVPYFCLPANELTDVIAPSCYSCFDYTNALADLVVGYMGVPKFSGLSMTQHPQYVTVRNERGKEMLSLVKDLLEITPTVSRGERQPFVMETVKADDNAKLGKGPTQPAPKFVGDIIAFILNLIGPKGLEFARYSLDYHTIRNYLHVNRAWGKQRADKHMPSYAKKLVAMYNQNGEIDKMLSTK comes from the exons ATGGCTTTGGCAAGTGGAATTATCTACTCTTTTCCCTTCAATTTCTCCATTAATTCTTCATCTTCTACAG AAGGAACAAGGTCGAAGTCAGTGAAATTGAGAGATGACTGGAGGCAGAAGTCCAGGCCCATTCCTCCTGGTGGGACTTATCCCGCCAAGGATCATTGCAG TCACTGCGGATTATGTGATACATATTACATTGCTCATGTCAAAAACGCTTGTGCCTTCTTGGGAGACGGCATGTCTAAAATTGAG GCTCTTGAACCTGTTGTCCACGGACGAAGCAGGAAAACAAGTTCCATGGATGAGACTTATATGGGGGTGTATGAGAATCTACTTTATGCTCGGAAAATCATTCCAGTCGAGG GGGCTCAGTGGACTGGTATAGTGACCACAATTGCTATGGAAATGCTTAGAACTGGCATGGTTGAAGCTGTTATCTGTGTGCAAAA TGATCCAGAAGATAGATTTACTCCCAGACCTATCTTGGCAAG GACACCAGAGGAAATTCTTGCTGCCAAAGGTGTTAAGCCAACGTTGTCGCCTAATCTTAATACTTTGGCATTAGTCGAG GCAGCGGGTGTGAGACGTCTTCTGTTTTGTGGCGTTGGCTGCCAAGTTCAAG CACTGAGATCAGTGGAGCCTTATTTGAATTTGGAAAAGCTTTATGTTCTCGGAACCAATTGTG TTGATAATGGTACACGAGAAGGTTTAGATAAGTTTCTAAAGGCTGCTAGCAGTGAACCAGAAACAGTTCTTCACTATGAGTTCATGCAAGATTACAAG GTTCACTTGAAGCATTTAGATGGTCACATTGAGGAG GTTCCATATTTCTGTCTTCCAGCGAATGAGTTGACTGATGTAATTGCTCCTTCTTGCTATAG CTGTTTTGACTACACAAATGCTTTAGCG GATTTGGTAGTTGGGTACATGGGCGTGCCAAAATTTTCAGGACTTAGCATGACGCAACATCCACAATATGTTACTGTCAG GAATGAACGTGGAAAGGAGATGCTTAGCTTGGTGAAAGATCTCCTCGAAATCACTCCCACTGTGAGCCGA GGTGAAAGACAGCCTTTCGTCATGGAAACTGTAAAAGCAGACGATAATGCTAAATTGG GGAAAGGTCCGACACAACCTGCTCCAAAGTTTGTGGGTGACATAATTGCGTTCATTTTAAATCTA ATTGGTCCAAAGGGTCTTGAATTTGCTCGTTATTCCTTGGATTACCACACTATTCGCAACTACCTTCACGTAAATCGTGCTTGGGGAAAACAAAG AGCTGATAAGCATATGCCATCGTATGCAAAGAAACTCGTGGCTATGTATAACCAAAATGGTGAGATTGACAAGATGCTTTCTACCAAATGA
- the LOC140963608 gene encoding 7-hydroxymethyl chlorophyll a reductase, chloroplastic isoform X2 codes for MALASGIIYSFPFNFSINSSSSTEGTRSKSVKLRDDWRQKSRPIPPGGTYPAKDHCSHCGLCDTYYIAHVKNACAFLGDGMSKIEALEPVVHGRSRKTSSMDETYMGVYENLLYARKIIPVEVIQKIDLLPDLSWQEEILAAKGVKPTLSPNLNTLALVEAAGVRRLLFCGVGCQVQALRSVEPYLNLEKLYVLGTNCVDNGTREGLDKFLKAASSEPETVLHYEFMQDYKVHLKHLDGHIEEVPYFCLPANELTDVIAPSCYSCFDYTNALADLVVGYMGVPKFSGLSMTQHPQYVTVRNERGKEMLSLVKDLLEITPTVSRGERQPFVMETVKADDNAKLGKGPTQPAPKFVGDIIAFILNLIGPKGLEFARYSLDYHTIRNYLHVNRAWGKQRADKHMPSYAKKLVAMYNQNGEIDKMLSTK; via the exons ATGGCTTTGGCAAGTGGAATTATCTACTCTTTTCCCTTCAATTTCTCCATTAATTCTTCATCTTCTACAG AAGGAACAAGGTCGAAGTCAGTGAAATTGAGAGATGACTGGAGGCAGAAGTCCAGGCCCATTCCTCCTGGTGGGACTTATCCCGCCAAGGATCATTGCAG TCACTGCGGATTATGTGATACATATTACATTGCTCATGTCAAAAACGCTTGTGCCTTCTTGGGAGACGGCATGTCTAAAATTGAG GCTCTTGAACCTGTTGTCCACGGACGAAGCAGGAAAACAAGTTCCATGGATGAGACTTATATGGGGGTGTATGAGAATCTACTTTATGCTCGGAAAATCATTCCAGTCGAGG TGATCCAGAAGATAGATTTACTCCCAGACCTATCTTGGCAAG AGGAAATTCTTGCTGCCAAAGGTGTTAAGCCAACGTTGTCGCCTAATCTTAATACTTTGGCATTAGTCGAG GCAGCGGGTGTGAGACGTCTTCTGTTTTGTGGCGTTGGCTGCCAAGTTCAAG CACTGAGATCAGTGGAGCCTTATTTGAATTTGGAAAAGCTTTATGTTCTCGGAACCAATTGTG TTGATAATGGTACACGAGAAGGTTTAGATAAGTTTCTAAAGGCTGCTAGCAGTGAACCAGAAACAGTTCTTCACTATGAGTTCATGCAAGATTACAAG GTTCACTTGAAGCATTTAGATGGTCACATTGAGGAG GTTCCATATTTCTGTCTTCCAGCGAATGAGTTGACTGATGTAATTGCTCCTTCTTGCTATAG CTGTTTTGACTACACAAATGCTTTAGCG GATTTGGTAGTTGGGTACATGGGCGTGCCAAAATTTTCAGGACTTAGCATGACGCAACATCCACAATATGTTACTGTCAG GAATGAACGTGGAAAGGAGATGCTTAGCTTGGTGAAAGATCTCCTCGAAATCACTCCCACTGTGAGCCGA GGTGAAAGACAGCCTTTCGTCATGGAAACTGTAAAAGCAGACGATAATGCTAAATTGG GGAAAGGTCCGACACAACCTGCTCCAAAGTTTGTGGGTGACATAATTGCGTTCATTTTAAATCTA ATTGGTCCAAAGGGTCTTGAATTTGCTCGTTATTCCTTGGATTACCACACTATTCGCAACTACCTTCACGTAAATCGTGCTTGGGGAAAACAAAG AGCTGATAAGCATATGCCATCGTATGCAAAGAAACTCGTGGCTATGTATAACCAAAATGGTGAGATTGACAAGATGCTTTCTACCAAATGA